The Hippea jasoniae genome includes a window with the following:
- a CDS encoding glycosyltransferase family 9 protein yields the protein MKLLLIRFSSLGDIIQSTALAYFIKSHYPALKLYFATKEEFAGILKDQSYIDKLFLLKDSNIKDLAEAIKAVDIILDLQKNPKSLTLSHLVEAKIKKTADKHSFYRRLLVVNKTLAGIFKRKTQDNIEDQFRLLGINSENALPRIEVNKQQKIHAIGMGVGAKWQTKIWPKEYYRALAHLIVKNLSFEVWLFGSKEEKTIAEFVKNNNSKIINFAGKLSISETAKKMASTIAFVSNDSALMHLGVALNIPVIAIFGPTVKEFGFAPRGRSIVIEKQLSCRPCSLHGSNSCRRGDLACMKLITPIEVFSRLLELLNDKVSYK from the coding sequence ATGAAACTGTTATTGATTAGATTTTCATCATTAGGCGATATAATACAGTCAACAGCGCTTGCCTATTTTATAAAATCTCACTATCCTGCTTTAAAACTCTACTTTGCCACAAAAGAGGAGTTTGCAGGGATCTTAAAAGATCAAAGCTACATCGATAAGCTTTTCTTATTAAAGGATTCAAATATTAAAGATTTAGCTGAAGCGATCAAGGCTGTAGATATAATCCTAGATCTACAAAAAAACCCAAAAAGTCTTACGCTTTCGCATTTAGTTGAAGCAAAAATCAAAAAAACAGCAGATAAGCATTCATTTTACAGACGTCTGCTTGTGGTAAATAAAACATTAGCAGGTATCTTTAAAAGAAAAACCCAGGATAACATAGAAGACCAGTTTAGGCTTTTAGGAATAAATTCAGAAAACGCGCTGCCTCGTATTGAAGTTAATAAACAACAAAAGATACACGCCATAGGCATGGGCGTGGGGGCAAAATGGCAAACAAAGATCTGGCCTAAAGAGTATTACCGTGCACTTGCCCACCTCATAGTCAAAAACCTTTCTTTTGAAGTCTGGCTTTTTGGCTCAAAAGAGGAAAAAACAATAGCCGAGTTTGTAAAAAACAATAATTCAAAGATTATAAACTTTGCAGGAAAATTATCCATATCAGAAACAGCTAAAAAAATGGCATCAACAATAGCATTTGTCTCAAACGACTCTGCACTGATGCATTTAGGCGTTGCATTGAATATCCCTGTAATTGCCATATTTGGGCCAACTGTTAAGGAGTTTGGTTTTGCACCAAGAGGTAGATCTATCGTTATTGAAAAACAGCTATCCTGCAGACCGTGCAGTCTTCATGGTTCAAACTCCTGCAGAAGGGGTGATTTAGCCTGCATGAAACTTATAACTCCCATTGAGGTATTTAGCAGGCTTTTGGAGTTATTGAATGATAAAGTTAGTTATAAATAA
- the waaF gene encoding lipopolysaccharide heptosyltransferase II has translation MSKRYLIIQTAFLGDAILTEPLIETIKHNDRDAFIGIVVIPSNVDVFSLNPKVDVIIPYDKHGEDNGFLGLKKLVSTIRGYRFDYLIAPHTSFRTSTIAFFSKIPTRIGFKEADLSFVYTHRIKKPAGVHEVEKNLELLEPLNFKEYINEIRLYWSAENKRFIEGIFEAYSINSSDKIIVINPSSVWPTKRWPKEYFKEVAEELTKKGYWVVLIGTQNDIAIADFVKNNNDRIIDLTGKTRIKDLFYLIAWAKLLISNDSAPVHIASAFNTPTIEIYGPTVPEFGFYPLSSKSKIIQIENLPCRPCGKHGSVSCKQKHFKCMRDIKPHVVIDTALQLL, from the coding sequence ATGTCAAAACGGTATTTGATTATTCAAACTGCCTTTTTGGGGGATGCGATACTAACTGAGCCCTTAATAGAAACAATTAAACACAACGACAGGGATGCTTTTATTGGGATTGTAGTAATACCGTCAAATGTTGATGTTTTCAGCTTAAATCCCAAAGTCGATGTAATCATTCCTTATGATAAACATGGCGAGGATAACGGTTTTTTGGGTTTAAAAAAACTCGTATCTACAATCAGGGGTTACAGATTCGATTACCTGATAGCTCCCCATACAAGCTTTAGAACATCCACAATAGCCTTTTTTAGTAAAATTCCAACAAGAATTGGATTTAAAGAGGCAGACCTAAGCTTTGTTTATACACACAGAATAAAAAAACCTGCAGGAGTCCATGAGGTAGAAAAAAATTTAGAATTACTTGAGCCACTTAACTTCAAAGAATACATAAACGAAATCAGATTATACTGGTCGGCTGAAAATAAACGCTTTATCGAGGGGATATTTGAGGCATACAGCATAAACAGTAGCGATAAGATTATTGTTATCAACCCATCATCTGTATGGCCAACGAAGAGATGGCCCAAAGAATACTTCAAAGAGGTAGCCGAAGAACTTACCAAAAAAGGCTACTGGGTTGTCTTAATTGGCACCCAAAACGACATAGCCATTGCAGATTTTGTAAAAAACAACAATGATAGAATTATTGATCTAACCGGCAAAACCCGTATAAAGGATCTATTCTATCTGATCGCATGGGCAAAGCTTCTAATTAGCAACGATTCTGCCCCCGTGCATATTGCAAGTGCATTTAACACACCTACGATTGAGATATACGGACCTACTGTGCCTGAATTTGGCTTCTATCCTCTAAGTTCAAAAAGCAAAATTATCCAGATTGAAAACCTACCCTGCAGGCCCTGCGGCAAACATGGTAGTGTAAGCTGCAAGCAAAAGCATTTTAAGTGCATGAGAGACATTAAACCTCATGTTGTTATAGATACAGCTTTGCAGTTGTTATGA
- a CDS encoding aminopeptidase P family protein — protein MFGKEVFTTRRNKLKQYFKNENCLLLFVGNDDVAYNFKANPYPFRQDSSFLYFFGLNIPSVAAVIDISDDSEYLFINFPTDEDRLWMDNALTQDYIINRSGVKNILPFDKLQAFLKNHHSKQIYYPKPIRNNVILKIASLLDIDFRQVENLSSIKLTKAIIELRSIKEEVEVKQIENSIKTTAKIFDRIKEFAKDGISEKQLLAEMVKVAIENNTTPSFTPIITTKGAILHNTSYSHTLKKGDILIVDIGVENSEFYSSDITRSFFVDSVSQTKKEIYDIAKKANEESIKRAKEDVAFVDLHLLAAGILADGLKQLGVLKGSIDAIIESSAISVFYPHGLGHMLGLDVHDMEGLSEDLVGYNETYKRSDKPLLKRLRLAKKLKEGNVVTIEPGIYFNKNLINQALSTNLKEFINQKNLEELYSCGIRIEDDVLIKTDKAILLSKAIPK, from the coding sequence ATGTTTGGTAAAGAAGTTTTCACTACAAGGAGAAACAAACTCAAACAATACTTTAAAAATGAAAACTGCTTGCTGCTGTTTGTAGGCAACGACGATGTAGCTTACAATTTTAAAGCAAACCCCTATCCTTTCAGACAGGATAGTTCATTTTTATACTTCTTTGGACTAAATATTCCTTCTGTTGCTGCTGTAATAGATATTTCAGATGACTCAGAATACCTATTTATAAACTTTCCAACAGATGAGGATAGGTTGTGGATGGATAACGCATTAACACAGGATTACATTATAAACCGAAGTGGTGTAAAAAACATACTACCCTTTGATAAACTTCAAGCCTTTTTAAAAAACCATCATAGCAAGCAGATATATTACCCCAAGCCCATCAGAAATAATGTAATCTTAAAAATAGCATCACTGCTTGATATAGACTTTAGACAAGTAGAAAATCTCTCAAGCATTAAACTCACAAAAGCTATCATTGAACTAAGGTCAATAAAGGAAGAGGTGGAGGTTAAGCAGATAGAAAACTCAATCAAAACAACTGCTAAAATTTTTGATAGAATTAAAGAATTTGCAAAAGATGGTATCAGTGAAAAACAACTATTAGCGGAAATGGTAAAAGTAGCGATAGAAAACAACACAACACCATCATTTACACCAATTATCACTACAAAAGGAGCAATCCTGCACAATACCAGCTATTCCCACACACTTAAAAAAGGTGATATTTTGATAGTTGATATAGGTGTAGAAAACAGTGAGTTCTATTCAAGCGATATTACCCGCAGTTTCTTTGTTGATTCTGTCAGCCAGACAAAAAAGGAAATCTACGATATTGCAAAGAAAGCAAATGAAGAGTCCATTAAGAGAGCAAAAGAGGATGTGGCTTTTGTAGATCTACATCTTTTGGCTGCAGGGATATTAGCAGATGGGCTAAAACAGCTTGGCGTTTTAAAAGGCAGTATAGATGCAATTATTGAAAGTTCAGCTATATCTGTATTCTATCCTCACGGTTTAGGTCATATGCTGGGACTGGATGTTCACGATATGGAGGGGCTCTCTGAGGATTTAGTAGGTTACAATGAAACATATAAACGTTCAGATAAACCGCTATTGAAGCGTCTGCGTCTTGCCAAAAAACTAAAAGAAGGTAATGTTGTCACGATTGAGCCTGGTATCTACTTTAACAAAAACCTCATAAATCAAGCACTATCAACCAATTTAAAAGAATTTATCAATCAGAAAAATTTAGAAGAATTGTACTCTTGCGGTATAAGAATTGAAGATGATGTATTAATTAAAACAGACAAAGCCATTCTGCTATCCAAAGCCATTCCAAAATAG
- a CDS encoding DUF2284 domain-containing protein encodes MKLIFEKTIVASNIVVSPRPVWKCFSCSNYSKRAGCPPFAPDYTQTKELLKHYHKAILFKFEIDMNDFENEKRKILFFLLKKEKEFFKHSYIYALALFPGSCNICSDCNFETNGICTKREFLRPSIDAIGIELSSITEINFKEPVLYGILLVE; translated from the coding sequence GTGAAACTGATTTTTGAAAAAACGATAGTTGCATCAAATATTGTTGTTTCTCCAAGACCTGTATGGAAATGCTTTAGCTGCTCAAACTACTCAAAAAGGGCAGGATGCCCTCCTTTTGCCCCAGACTACACTCAAACAAAAGAACTACTTAAGCATTACCATAAAGCTATCCTATTTAAGTTTGAAATAGACATGAATGATTTTGAAAATGAAAAAAGAAAAATCCTGTTTTTCCTGCTTAAAAAGGAAAAGGAGTTTTTTAAACATTCATACATATACGCCCTTGCACTTTTTCCTGGCTCATGCAATATATGTTCAGATTGTAATTTTGAAACAAACGGCATCTGTACAAAAAGGGAATTTTTGAGACCTTCAATAGATGCCATAGGTATAGAGCTTTCAAGTATAACTGAAATCAACTTTAAAGAACCCGTACTATATGGCATACTGCTTGTGGAGTAG